A genome region from Solanum pennellii chromosome 12, SPENNV200 includes the following:
- the LOC107005895 gene encoding interactor of constitutive active ROPs 4-like, producing the protein MPRLRGSDMLQRQSPRVPSQLRTSSSDSDQRSPKIGDRKSPRGVQSDPVKQKKLGTRIADLDTQLGQAQEELKDLKDHLASVEAAKKAVQEQLEKTKKSTVTETEEIQESKSKSKVQEIDVLEVPNVEISHPTNEKITTLSVAEPDKPSPEELALKNEEMSLLKAKLAEKDQEFQAFFQENENLKKELNKTTQEILSAKAKTKEMNLKLNQVTQELETTKNDASTLNEKLEATQKAKEELESEMKKLRVQTEQWKKAADAAAAVLAGEVEMNERRLSERSRSMDYKRYGNVFEPTVGGYGCYMGSPGLIDDSNDGFGRVKRKGSGIKKLGDLWRKKGNK; encoded by the exons ATGCCAAGATTAAG GGGATCAGATATGCTTCAAAGGCAATCACCTCGAGTCCCTTCGCAGCTCAGAACATCAAGTTCTGATTCTGATCAGAGAAGTCCTAAGATAGGAGATCGTAAATCCCCACGAGGCGTTCAATCTGATCCAGTAAAACAGAAGAAACTTGGTACAAGAATTGCAGATTTGGATACTCAACTTGGGCAAGCACAAGAAGAGCTGAAAgatcttaaggatcatttagctTCAGTTGAAGCAGCAAAGAAAGCAGTTCAAGAACAGCTAGAGAAAACCAAGAAATCAACTGTCACAGAGACTGAGGAAATCCAAGAATCTAAGAGcaaatcaaaagttcaagaaatcGACGTTCTCGAAGTGCCAAATGTTGAAATTAGCCACCCCACTAatgaaaaaatcacaactttatCAGTTGCTGAACCAGATAAACCATCACCTGAGGAGCTGGctttgaagaatgaagaaatgagcTTGTTGAAAGCCAAGTTGGCAGAGAAAGATCAAGAATTCCAAgcattttttcaagaaaatgaaaaccTGAAAAAGGAACTGAATAAAACGACTCAGGAAATTTTATCCGCTAAGGCCAAAACAAAGGAAATGAATCTCAAGCTTAACCAAGTTACTCAAGAACTGGAAACAACTAAGAACGATGCTTCTACGCTAAATGAGAAGCTTGAAGCCACCCAAAAGGCAAAGGAGGAACTAGAAAGTGAGATGAAGAAACTCAGAGTCCAAACAGAACAATGGAAGAAAGCTGCAGATGCTGCAGCAGCTGTACTGGCAGGGGAAGTGGAGATGAATGAGAGAAGGCTCTCTGAGAGGAGTAGATCAATGGATTATAAGCGCTATGGCAATGTATTTGAACCAACAGTTGGAGGATATGGTTGTTACATGGGTTCACCAGGACTTATCGATGACTCTAATGATGGTTTTGGACGTGTGAAGAGAAAGGGTTCTGGTATTAAGAAGCTTGGAGACCTGTggagaaagaagggaaacaaATAA
- the LOC107005389 gene encoding cationic amino acid transporter 8, vacuolar, which produces MTISELSQQLKIPLNSSEKYSLTSPPPPSTSTKMESLPKIQQPHKRYWRFSKQDFFPEPSFHNFGSYKNALSQTPNRLKNRLFSRSSDNSELIELKKESENEMKLCLTWWDLIWLGFGSVVGSGIFSITGQETRNDAGPAIVLSYAISGLSALLSVFCYTEFSVDIPVAGGSFSFLRIELGDFVAFIAAANILLEAMVGAAGLGRSWSSYFASIIKNNPDFLRIKIDSFIEGFNLLDPIAVVVLALANVVAITGTKMTSTLNWISSIVSAGVIIFIIIVGFVNGKTSNLVPFFPFGAGGVFRAAAVVYWSYTGFDMVANMAEETKRPSRDIPLGLLGSMSIITVVYCLMALALAMMVNYTQVDVNAAYSVAFEGIGMNWAKYLVGICALKGMTTSMLVGSLGQSRYTTQIARAHMIPPWFALVHPKTGTPIYATLLTTITSCILALFTSLDVLSSVFSFSTLSIFMLMAVALLVRRYYVTDVTLKQDLGKFLVCLFIVIGSSVGATVLWSTDVKGWVGYAVTGVLWLLGTSGMALLPKQRIPKVWGVPLVPWVPSLSIGMNIFLIGSLGKEAFYRFFICSAVMLIYYVLVGVHATYDIAHPDKQKSLIDEGKESSDQVS; this is translated from the coding sequence ATGACAATCTCAGAACTTTCTCAACAACTCAAAATTCCCTTAAATTCTTCCGAAAAATACAGTCTcacttctcctcctcctccttcaaCCTCAACAAAAATGGAGTCTTTACCAAAAATCCAACAACCCCATAAGCGTTATTGGCGTTTTAGCAAACAAGATTTCTTCCCCGAACCCTCTTTTCACAATTTTGGATCCTACAAAAATGCCCTTTCTCAAACCCCAAATCGTCTCAAGAATCGTCTTTTTTCACGTTCATCAGATAACAGTGAATTGATTGAGCTTAAGAAAGAATcggaaaatgaaatgaaattatgTTTGACTTGGTGGGATTTAATTTGGCTTGGATTTGGATCTGTTGTTGGTTCAGGGATTTTTAGCATTACGGGTCAAGAAACCCGAAATGATGCTGGACCTGCTATTGTTCTTTCGTATGCAATTTCTGGTTTATCTGCTTTGCTTTCTGTGTTTTGTTATACAgaattttctgttgatattccTGTTGCTGGTGGGTCTTTTTCGTTTTTGAGAATCGAATTGGGTGATTTTGTTGCATTTATAGCTGCTGCTAATATTCTATTAGAGGCTATGGTGGGTGCTGCTGGGTTAGGACGTTCATGGTCGTCTTATTTTGCTAGTATTATTAAGAATAACCCGGATTTTTTGAGGATCAAGATTGATTCTTTTATAGAAGGGTTTAATTTGTTGGATCCAATAGCTGTTGTGGTTCTTGCACTTGCAAATGTGGTTGCTATAACTGGGACAAAGATGACATCTACTTTGAATTGGATAAGTTCTATAGTTAGTGCTGGggtgattatttttattataattgttgGGTTTGTTAATGGAAAGACTTCAAATTTGGtgcctttttttccttttggggCTGGAGGGGTGTTTAGAGCTGCAGCAGTTGTGTATTGGTCGTATACTGGTTTTGATATGGTTGCGAATATGGCTGAGGAGACAAAGAGGCCATCGAGGGATATACCGTTAGGGTTGCTTGGTTCGATGTCTATAATTACTGTTGTTTATTGTTTGATGGCCTTGGCGTTGGCAATGATGGTTAATTATACTCAAGTGGATGTTAATGCAGCTTATTCAGTTGCATTTGAAGGTATAGGTATGAATTGGGCAAAGTATTTGGTGGGGATTTGTGCACTTAAGGGAATGACTACGAGTATGCTTGTTGGGTCATTGGGACAATCTCGATACACAACTCAGATTGCAAGAGCACATATGATTCCCCCGTGGTTTGCTTTGGTTCACCCGAAAACTGGAACGCCGATTTATGCTACACTCTTGACAACTATAACTAGTTGCATTCTTGCTCTGTTCACGAGCTTGGATGTCTTGTCAAGTGTGTTCTCATTTAGTACACTTTCCATTTTCATGCTTATGGCTGTTGCATTGCTTGTTAGGCGATACTATGTTACCGATGTTACTTTGAAGCAGGATTTGGGTAAATTTCTTGTGTGTTTGTTCATTGTAATTGGTTCATCAGTTGGGGCAACAGTTCTTTGGAGTACTGATGTAAAAGGTTGGGTTGGGTATGCTGTGACTGGCGTTTTGTGGTTGTTGGGCACTTCAGGGATGGCGCTACTTCCAAAACAAAGAATTCCTAAAGTTTGGGGTGTACCTCTTGTGCCATGGGTACCATCATTGTCCATTGGgatgaatatatttttgatagGTTCTTTGGGTAAGGAGGCATTTTATCGATTCTTCATATGCAGTGCTGTGATGCTAATTTACTATGTGCTTGTTGGTGTCCATGCAACATATGATATCGCTCATCCTGATAAGCAGAAGTCTCTTATTGATGAGGGAAAAGAAAGTTCTGATCAAGTGTCATAG